CAGTTACTTCCAATTTTAAACGGTGCTCAAAATGATCTTTCAACACTTGATGCTTCAACACGTGGTTTGATTAAAATTTTATTAGGAAAAGTCGATGGCTAAAATTTTAGTTACAGGTGGTGCAGGTTATATTGGTTCGCACACTTGTGTAGAGCTCTTAGAAGCAGGTCATGAAGTTATTGTATTTGATAATCTTTCAAATAGTTCAAAAGAATCTTTAAATAGAGTTCAAGAGATCACTCAAAAAGGTTTAACTTTTGTAGAGGGTGATATTCGGAATTCTGGTGAGCTTGACCGAGTGTTTCAAGAGCATGCAATTGATGCGGTTATTCATTTTGCAGGTTTAAAAGCAGTAGGTGAAAGCCAGGAAAAACCGCTTATTTATTTTGATAATAATATTGCAGGCAGTATTCAACTGGTGAAGTCAATGGAGAAAGCTGGTGTTTATACATTAGTATTTAGCTCCTCTGCGACCGTATATGATGAGGCAAATACCTCTCCGCTGAATGAAGAAATGCCAACAGGTATGCCAAGTAATAATTATGGATATACAAAACTAATTGTTGAGCAATTATTACAAAAACTTTCAGTAGCTGACTCTAAATGGTCTATTGCTTTACTACGTTATTTTAACCCTGTAGGTGCACATAAGAGTGGGCGTATTGGTGAAGACCCTCAAGGTATTCCAAATAATTTAATGCCTTATGTGACTCAAGTTGCTGTGGGTCGCCGTGAGAAACTATCTATTTATGGTAATGATTACGATACAATAGATGGTACAGGTGTGCGAGATTATATCCATGTTGTTGACTTGGCGAATGCACATTTATGTGCTTTAAATAACCGCTTACAGGCGCAAGGTTGCCGTGCATGGAATATTGGTACAGGTAATGGTTCATCTGTTTTACAAGTCAAAAATACCTTTGAACAAGTGAATGGTGTACCTGTTGCTTTTGAGTTCGCTCCACGTAGAGCAGGGGATGTTGCGACTTCTTTTGCGGACAATGCTCGCGCAGTTGCTGAGTTGGGTTGGAAACCTCAATATGGCTTAGAAGATATGCTTAAGGATAGCTGGAATTGGCAAAAGCAGAATCCTAATGGCTACAATTAAATTCGGATAAAAAAGGAGCGATTTGCTCCTTTTTTATTTTTAATTAGTTCTGAATTAATCCAGTCAACTCATCTACATAATATTGCATTGGCTGAGCTTGACTATCTGTACGGCTTTCAATATTAAGACGTAACAAAGGCTCAGTATTTGAAGCACGGACGTTAAAGCGCCATGTGCCAAAGTCGAGGCTTACCCCATCGGTACGGTCAATTTGTGGATTTTGATTCGCATAGAAGTCGAAAATCTTTTGAATCGTAGTTTGCGTATCGACTACTTTAAAGTTGATTTCACCACTACAAGGGAACTTGGCAATCATATTTTCAACGAGTGTTGAGAGAGATTGTCCTGTTTCAGAGAGTAGAGCAATGGTGAGTAACCAGGGAATCATACCACTGTCACAGTAAGCAAAATCACGGAAATAGTGGTGAGCACTCATTTCACCGCCATATACGGCATTGTGTTCACGCATAACATCTTTAATAAATGCATGCCCCGATTTTGACTGTACAGCAACACCTTTGTATTCGTCGACGATATCAAATGTGTTCCACACTAAACGTGGGTCATGCACAATTTTTTCGCCTGACTGTTTGATTAAGAAAGCTTGAGCCAATAGGCCAACAATATAGTAGCCCTCAATGAATTGTCCTTTTTCATCGAACAAGAAACAGCGGTCAAAGTCGCCGTCCCATGCAATACCCATATCTGCTTTATGCTCAAGAACAGCATTTCGGGTACTGTCACGGTTTTCAATTAAAATTGGGTTAGGGATGCCATTTGGGAAAGTACCATCTGCTTCATGATGAATTTTAATAAATTCAACCGGTACATTAAGCGCTTTAAATTTTTCTTCAATGGCATCAATCACATGACCAGCTGCACCATTACCCGCGTTTACCACTAACTTTAATGGACGGATTTTTGCAGGTTCAATATAAGTCAGTAGATGGTCAACGAACTCAGGCAAAATGTTATAGCTTTGCGTTGTACCTTTTTGGCTAACTTCTTCAAAGTTATTGGTCTCTGCTAAAGCCTGAATTTCTTTTAAACCAGTATCGGCACTAATTGGACGAGCATTTTCTCGAACCAATTTCATACCGTTATAGTCCATTGGGTTATGACTCGCAGTTACTTCTATACCACCTTGTACGTCTAAATGAAAAGCGGCAAAGTACACTTCTTCAGTACCCGTCATGCCTAAATCAAGCACATTCACACCCGCATCATTTAAACCGCGGATGGTCGCTTGTTTTAAAGCCTCACTGCTTAGACGAATATCACAACCTACAACCACAGTTTTTGGTTTATAGATTTGTCCGTAAGCGCGGCCAATTTTATAGGCGATTTCTTCATTCAATTCGGTGCCGAGTTTGCCTCGGATATCATAAGCTTTAAAACACGTTAAAGTAGTCATTATTCAATTCAATACATGTGGTTTGAGTTGTGTGCACATTATACATAGATCATCAAATTGGTACGTTTATAGTTTTTATATTCAAATTTTGCACTTCATTTCTGTAGGTCATATTTAAGTTTATAAGGAAGCTTTTTTACGACTTTAGTCGAATAAATAAATTAGAAATAGCTTGATTTTTCTTAGTTATATTGGTCATACCAATTATGGTAATTATTTAATCATTGATCTTACCAATAACTGTGTTTATGATGCGCATTGTGGTTTAAGGAAAAACATTTGCACTTAAATTTTAATTGGTCATACCAATTTGTGTTGAATGTTGAAATTTTAAGGTACAAAAATTCGCCCCGGCATTTCAAGGAGATGACAATGCTCAATATGTGGCAACAACTTTATGACCCTTTAAATAATATTTGGCTGTCTAGTGCGGTTGCATTAATCCCGATTATTTTCTTCTTTTTGGCCTTGGCTGTTTTTCGTTTAAAAGGCAGTATCGCGGGTACGGGCACAGTTATTATTGCATTACTGATTGCGCTATTTTTCTATCAAATGCCTGGTCAAATGGCCTTTGCGTCAATCATTTACGGTTTCTTCTACGGTCTATGGCCAATTTCATGGATCATTATCGGGGCAGTTTTTCTATACAAGATTTCGGTAAAAACAGGCCAGTTTGAGGTTATTCGCTCAAGCATTCTATCTATTACCGAAGACCAACGTCTGCAAATGTTACTCGTTGGTTTTGCATTTGGTACTTTCCTTGAAGGAGCTGCGGGCTTTGGTGCTCCTGTCGCAATTACCGCTGCACTACTTGTCGGTTTAGGGTTTAAGCCACTTTACGCTGCTGGTTTATGTTTAATTGTAAATACAGCGCCAGTGGCATTTGGTGCGATGGGTATTCCAATTATTGTGGCGGGGCAGGTTTCCGGTGTAGACACTATGGAAATTAGCCAGATGGTGGGTCGTCAGTTGCCATTTTTAACCATTATTGTGCTGTTCTGGATTATGGCGATTATGGATGGCTGGCGTGGTGTTAAGGAAACTTGGCCTGCGGTATTGGTCGGTGGTGGTGCTTTTGCGATTGCTCAGTATCTCACCTCTAACTTTATTGGCCCTGAGTTACCAGACATTACCGCAGCAATTGCTTCATTGGTCAGCCTGACGTTGTTATTCCGTGTTTGGAAACCAAAACATATTTTCCGTTTTGAACCTGAAGCAGGTCAGACTTTGACTCAGCAACCTACAACAGTTCAACGTTATAGCATTGGCAAAATTGCAAAGGCATGGTCTCCATTTGCTATTTTAACGGTAATGGTCACGATCTGGAGCGTTAAGCCATTTAAAGCATTATTTGCAAAAGATGGTGCTCTTGAACACTGGATTTTTAAACTTGAAGTGCCGTATTTACATAAATTGGTCGAGAAAATGCCGCCGATTGTGTCCGAGATAAAACCATACGAAGCAATTTATAAGTTTGACTGGTTCTCTGCAACAGGTACTGCAATTTTTATTGCTGCGATCATCACAGTTATTTTCTTAAAAAGGAAAGCAAGTGAGGCAGTAACAACCTTCGGTGAAACGCTCAATGAGTTAAAAACACCGATTTACTCGATTGGTATGGTGTTGGCATTTGCTTTTATTGCGAACTATTCAGGTTTATCTGCAACTTTGGCTTTGGCTCTATCGCATACGGGTCATGCGTTTACTTTCTTCTCGCCATTTTTGGGTTGGCTTGGTGTGTTCCTTACTGGTTCAGACACTTCTTCAAATGCTTTGTTCTCGGCATTACAGGCAACCACCGCTCAGCAAATTGGTATTCCGGAAGTGTTATTGGTCGCTGCGAATACCAGTGGTGGTGTGACAGGTAAAATGATTTCGCCACAGTCGATTGCGATTGCTTGTGCCGCAGTAGGCTTAGTTGGAAAAGAGTCTGACTTGTTCCGTTTCACGGTAAAACATAGCATCATATTCACTGTCTTTGTTGGCATCATTATCACGGTTCAGGCTTATCTGGTTCCGTGGATGATTCCATAACTCCAGTGAAGGAAACGCGATGAGAATCTCCGATCAAGTGGTCATGAAATTGCAGGCATTAATTGAAGAGCGTCATATGAAAAAAGGTGATCGTTTGCCTGCCGAGCGCCAGCTTGCAACTAGCTTAGGAGTTTCTCGTCCATCCTTACGTGAAGCAATTCAACAGCTCAATAGTCAAGGTGTACTGATTAGTCGCCGTGGCGATGGAACTTATATTCAGCAATTACCTGAACAATGGCCCCAGCAACTGATTGTGAACCCAATCAGCAACCTGATTGAAGAAGATCCGTTATACCGTTTTGATGTGCAAGAGGCGCGTTTGGTACTCGAAGGGGGACTGCATGGTATGCCGCATTACGTTCAACGCCTGAGGATCGCGCCAAAATTCATCATTATTTTAATGAAATTAGTCGCCATCAAAATGCGGGTGACTCAGCACAGGCTGCGGTCGCGGATGCTGAATTCCACTTAGCGATTGCTGAAGCATCTCACAATGTGGTGCTGATTCAAATGATGCGAAGTCTATTTGATTTGCTGCAATACAACGTCTTGTTAGGGCGTAAGAAAGTTTATAACGACCCCGTAAATGGTGACTTGCTGAGCGAGCAGCATTTTCAGGTGATGGATGCTATTGATCGTAAAGATCCCGAGGCCGCACGCCAAGCTGTCTGCGGTCATATTGAATTTGTGATTAATCATGTGCGTTCTCTGGATGAAGATGAAGCTCGCCAGAAACGTGCAAATCGTTTAAATAGAGTTGATTCAAAATGATTATTTCTTCTGGCAATGATTATCGTGCTGCGGCACAACGTCGCTTACCCCCATTTTTATTTCACTACATTGATGGTGGTGCGTATGCGGAATATACCTTAAAGCGTAACGTACAAGATTTGTCAGAAATTGCATTGCGTCAGCGTGTGCTGAATGACATGTCCGCGTTGAGTTTAGAGACAAAACTGTTTAATGAAACGCTGTCGATGCCAGTTGCCTTGGCGCCTGTGGGTTTAACAGGTATGTATGCACGCCGTGGTGAAGTACAAGCCGCAATGGCAGCCGATAAAAAAGGTATTCCATTTACGCTTTCAACGGTTTCTGTTTGCCCGATTGAGGAAGTTGCACCTGCAATTAACCGTCCGATGTGGTTCCAGCTTTATGTATTACGCGATCGAGGTTTTATGCGTAATGCTTTGGAACGTGCAAAAGCAGCGGGTTGTTCAACACTGGTGTTTACCGTAGATATGCCTGTGCCGGGTGCACGTTACCGTGATGCCCATTCGGGTATGAGTGGGCCAAATGCTGCGATGCGTCGTTATATGCAATCAGTATTTCATCCGCATTGGTCATGGAATGTTGGCTTAATGGGTCGTCCGCACGACTTGGGTAATATCTCTAAATATTTAGGTAAACCGACTGGGCTTGAAGACTATATCGGCTGGTTAGGCTCGAACTTTGACCCATCGATTTCATGGAAAGACCTTGAGTGGATTCGTGAGTTTTGGGATGGCCCAATGGTGATTAAAGGCATTTTAGACCCTGAAGATGCCAAAGATGCTGTGCGTTTTGGTGCAGATGGTATTGTGGTATCGAATCACGGCGGTCGTCAGTTAGATGGCGTGATGTCATCTGCTCGTGCATTGCCTGCAATTGCCGATGCCGTGAAAGGTGATTTGGCCATTTTGGCTGACTCAGGCATTCGTAATGGTTTAGACGTGGTGCGTATGTTGGCGCTCGGTGCCGATACGGTTTTACTTGGTCGTGCGTTTGTGTATGCCTTGGCAGCAGCAGGTGGGCAAGGGGTTTCGAACTTGCTTGATTTGATTGATAAAGAAATGCGTGTTGCGATGACGCTCACGGGTGCTAAGTCGATTTCGGATATTAATGCGGATTGTTTAGTACAGGCGATTAAACAAGGACTTTAAAACATAGTAAGTGAAGCAGTAAGCACAGCCTCAAAATTTGGTGATTTGCTGATGTTTTACGTATAGGCATTTGTCACTTTTGAAAGGTCAAAAGTAACCAAAAACCTTTTGTTGAGCAAACCGTACTTCCTTGTACGGTTGCTCAACAGGCGGCATCCCTGCCGCCAATGCGTCGCCAATTTGCATTAAATCTAATACCTAGAGATTAGCTGCTGGTGCTAAGCGTCAATGAGCTGCTTACATCGAAGTTTTCCCTGTAAGACTACGTCGTGTTGCTCTAAATTTAAAAAAACTATGTGGTATGGATGACCAAAAGGAAACCATCATGCAAACATTTTCTCCTAAAGCAGTGATCGAACGTTTACAGAATATTGTAGGGCGTTCTTATGTTTTGACCGATGATCAAAGTACGCGTCAGTACCGTCAAGGTCGTCGTTTTGGTGAGGGGAAAGTGCTTGCAGTGGTTGTACCAGGGACCTTGCTAGAGCAATGGCAGGTGCTCCAAGCTGCAATTGAGGCAGACTGTATTGTGATTATGCAGGCGGCCAATACGGGATTGACCGGTGGTTCAACTCCGTATGGCGATGACTATGATCGTCCTGTTTTGGTGATGAGTACCCGCCGTTTAAAGGGTATTCAAGTCATCCATGACGGCAAGCAAGTCATTTGTTTACCGGGTGCGACCTTAGATAATTTAGAGCAAATTTTAAAAGGCTATAATCGTGAACCACATTCGGTGATTGGTTCATCTTGTATTGGTGCATCGGTACTCGGCGGTGTGTGTAATAACTCTGGTGGTGCACTGGTACGCCGTGGTCCTGCGTATACGGAACTGGCGTTATATGCTCAGGTGAACTCTGCTGGTCAATTAGAGCTGGTGAATCATTTAGGCGTAAATTTGGGCTCGACACCCGAAGAAATTTTGACTCGTTTAGAGAAGCAGCAATACAAAGCCGTAGATATTTTAGATGATAGCGAAAAGCAGGCGTCTGACCATCGTTATGCGCACGATGTGACGCAAGTGGATGAGGATACGCCTGCTCGTTTTAATGCAGACCCGTCACGATTATTTGAAGCATCAGGTTCGGCAGGTAAAGTCTGTGTGTTTGCTGTACGCCTTGATACCTATGAAAAAGTAGAGAGCAGTGTTTTTTATATTGGTAGTAATGATGCCGATGATTTAACGGCTATTCGTCGCTACTTACTGACCTCACTGCCAAGCTTGCCAATTGCGGGCGAATATATTCACCGTGATGCTTATTTGATTGGTGAAAAGTACGGAAAAGACACCTTCTTATTTATTGAAAAGTTTGGTACAGCCAATGTTCCAAAAGCTTTCGCGATGAAAGACAAAGTCGATGGCTTTTTAGAAAAATTTAAAATTAAAGGTTTAACAGACCAGATTTTACAGGCAATTACCTTCTTTTTACCGAGTCATTTGCCTAAGCGTATGACCGAATATCGAGATCGTTATGAGCACCATTTAGTGTTACGTGTTGAAAATAATTCAAAAGCTCAGACCGAGCAGTTTTTAAAAGAATATTTTGCAGTGCATCAGTCAGGCAACTATTTCGTATGTAGTGAAGAGGAAGGTCGAAAGGCGTTCTTACACCGTTTTGCGATTGCAGGAGCTGCAATTCGTTATCGCGATACACACCGTAGTGAAGTTGAAGATATTGTGGCGCTTGATATTGCGTTACGTCGTAATGACCGCGAATGGGTAGAGCAACTACCAGCCGAGATGGAAAACAAAATTCTCTATAAACTCTATTATGGGCATTTCTTTTGTCATGTGTTCCATCAAGACTATATTCTTAAAAAGGGCAATGACCCTTTAGAAATGGAACATCAAATGTGGAAATTACTCGATGCGCGCCGTGCTGAATATCCGGCAGAGCATAATGTCGGGCATCTTTATATTGCCAAGCCTGCCTTAGCCAACTTTTATCAAAAACTCGACCCAACCAATAGCTTTAATGTGGGGATTGGACATACCTCAAAACTGAAATATTGGGGCAAGGCTAAATCGTAATATCGAGACATAAAAAAAGGCGCCGAAGCGCCTTTTTTTATAGATGATTTATGCAGCTTCTACAGATTTAGCAAGCACTTCAGCCATCGCTTTAGCAACAGTGTAAACATTGTTCATGTTTAAACCTGCTACACAAATACGGCCACTACGTACTAAGTAGATTGCATATTCTTCACGCAAGATATCAACTTGCTCAGCAGTTAGACCTGTGTAGCTGAACATACCTTTCTGGTTTACAAGGTAGCTAAAGTCACGGTCTGGTAATGCTTTAGTGAGTTCGTCTTTCAAGATGCTACGCATTTTGATAATACGCTCACGCATCTCTTTCACTTCACCTTGCCATTGTTGGTTAAGTTCAGCGTCATTTAACACTTCATCAACTAGCCAAGCACCTGTTGTAGGAGGGCTAGAGTAAATACGGCGTACAGTCGCTTTTAACTGACCGAATGTGCACTGAGCAGCTTCTGCATCGTCACATACGAAAGTTAAGCCGCCAACACGCTCGCCATATAAAGAGAAGATTTTAGAGAACGAGTTGCTCACAATGAAGTTTAGACCCGCTTGGTCTAAAGCACGGATTGCATACGCATCTTCTTCCATACCGTCACCAAAACCTTGGTAAGCGATGTCTAGGAATGGAATAAGGTTACGGTCTTTTAATACTGCAATTACTTGGTCCCATTGCGCTGGGTTTAAATCAGCACCCGTTGGGTTATGGCAGCATGGGTGCAACAACACAATGCTTTGCTCAGGCAAAGTTTTAAGTGTAGAAAGCATACCGTCAAAATCTACACCACGCGTTTCTGCATCGAAATATGGGTAGAAATGAGTCTTAATGCCAGCGCCATTGAAAATCGCAACGTGGTTATCCCAAGTTGGTTGGCTCACCCAAACGTCTGAATTTGGGAAATAAGTTTTTAAGAAATCCGCACCAACTTTCAATGCACCTGAACCACCAAGCGTTTGGATGGTTACAGCACGGCCAGCTTTAACTGCTGGGCTGTTTGCACCAAATAAAAGTGCTTGAATTGCTTCACGGTAAGGTTTGAAGCCTTCCATTGGCAAATAAAGTTTGGTTTTACCGTTCTTAGGCTCAATACGCTTTTGTGCCTCGATAATGGTCTCTAACTGAGGAACAATGCTGTCTTCGTTATAATAAAGACCAATACTCAAGTTTACTTTTTCAGAACGAGTATCAGCATTGAACTGTTCCATTAAAGAGAGAATTGGATCGCCTGCGTATGGGGGGATATGTTGAAACATCAAAAAAGTCCTTTCATTCAACAATATGCATAGTGCTGGGTTTTTTCTGTCTCGAAAAATACGCTACAACTATGTCGATGCTCAATAATGTATCAATAAAGCTACCGTGAAGCACCTGATAATTTCACTAATATCGATATTTTCTGGATGAAAATGATAAAAAGATTTAAAAGAAATTACGGTAAATAGAAACTAATTTCTAACTCATGCTTTCATTCAAGCAGATTGTCTACAATCTTGCTGTAATACATTGGTTGTAGACTAAAGTTTGAAACAAAAGTTTAATGACTAAAAAGTAACTAAGAAAGAGTCATAAAACTATAGATAAATTGACACTAAATTATTGTTTTATAAATATTAACTGGCAAGTGGTGTAATGCTCTAAATATAAGGTGAGAGAACAGGCCAAACGATAAAAATTGACCTGATACGTTCTGTAAAGTGTCAACAATCACCTTGATTTTTTTCATTCATACCGCTATAAAACTCATAATTGATTAAAAATTGTCGACAATATGCAAGATTTGACCTTCGCACCAGAGCCACTACAAAGTCAGGGAAGAACACTGACCGAGAATGTATTTAAACAAATACAGACGGCGATTGTTTTAGGTCAAATTCCGGCAGGTAGCAAAATTTCCGAGCCTGAACTGGCGCGCACTTACGGCATTAGCCGTGGGCCTTTGCGTGAAGCAATTCATCGCCTTGAAGGGCAACGTTTGGTTGAGCGTACTGCACATGTGGGCGCGCGTGTGGTTTCGCTCTCACTGCAACAGTTTAAAGAGCTTTACCAGATTCGTGCGTCATTAGAAGGTTTAGCTTGCAAACTTGCGGCACAGCATATTGATAAAAAGCAAATTTTGGCGCTACGTGATGTCTTACGTATGCATGCCGAAGATGAAAACTTTAAAGCAGGTAAAGGATATTACTTGCAAGAAGGGCAGGACGATTTTCACTACTGCATTATCAAAAGTAGTGGCAATAAAACCCTAGAAAAAATGCTATGTGATGAGCTTTATCATCTCATCCGTATGTACCGAATTCAGTTTTCAAACACACCCGATCGTCCAAGCAAAGCTTGGGACGAACATATCCGTATTTTAGATGCAATTGCAGAAGGCGATGGTGAACTTGCCGAGCTGCTCATGCATCGACATATCAATGCTTCTTACAAAATTATTGAGCAAACACTGCTACAAGCACAAGGAGAACATAACAATGGCTAAACAATCCGCAGGTCAGCTATTTCGCGATGCCGTAGCCCAAGAAAAGCCATTACAAGTGGTGGGAACCATCAATGCCAATCATGCACTTTTGGCAAAACGTGCAGGTTATAAAGCGATTTACTTATCAGGTGGTGGTGTAGCAGCTGGTTCTTTAGGCTTACCTGATTTGGGAATCAGTAACCTTGATGATGTGTTGACTGATGTACGCCGAATTACTGATGTATGTGATCTTCCATTATTGGTCGATGCTGACACAGGTTTTGGTGCTTCTGCATTTAACATTGCCCGTACTACGAAATCACTTATCAAGTTTG
The window above is part of the Acinetobacter baumannii genome. Proteins encoded here:
- the galE gene encoding UDP-glucose 4-epimerase GalE → MAKILVTGGAGYIGSHTCVELLEAGHEVIVFDNLSNSSKESLNRVQEITQKGLTFVEGDIRNSGELDRVFQEHAIDAVIHFAGLKAVGESQEKPLIYFDNNIAGSIQLVKSMEKAGVYTLVFSSSATVYDEANTSPLNEEMPTGMPSNNYGYTKLIVEQLLQKLSVADSKWSIALLRYFNPVGAHKSGRIGEDPQGIPNNLMPYVTQVAVGRREKLSIYGNDYDTIDGTGVRDYIHVVDLANAHLCALNNRLQAQGCRAWNIGTGNGSSVLQVKNTFEQVNGVPVAFEFAPRRAGDVATSFADNARAVAELGWKPQYGLEDMLKDSWNWQKQNPNGYN
- a CDS encoding phosphohexomutase domain-containing protein produces the protein MTTLTCFKAYDIRGKLGTELNEEIAYKIGRAYGQIYKPKTVVVGCDIRLSSEALKQATIRGLNDAGVNVLDLGMTGTEEVYFAAFHLDVQGGIEVTASHNPMDYNGMKLVRENARPISADTGLKEIQALAETNNFEEVSQKGTTQSYNILPEFVDHLLTYIEPAKIRPLKLVVNAGNGAAGHVIDAIEEKFKALNVPVEFIKIHHEADGTFPNGIPNPILIENRDSTRNAVLEHKADMGIAWDGDFDRCFLFDEKGQFIEGYYIVGLLAQAFLIKQSGEKIVHDPRLVWNTFDIVDEYKGVAVQSKSGHAFIKDVMREHNAVYGGEMSAHHYFRDFAYCDSGMIPWLLTIALLSETGQSLSTLVENMIAKFPCSGEINFKVVDTQTTIQKIFDFYANQNPQIDRTDGVSLDFGTWRFNVRASNTEPLLRLNIESRTDSQAQPMQYYVDELTGLIQN
- the lldP gene encoding L-lactate permease, with the protein product MTMLNMWQQLYDPLNNIWLSSAVALIPIIFFFLALAVFRLKGSIAGTGTVIIALLIALFFYQMPGQMAFASIIYGFFYGLWPISWIIIGAVFLYKISVKTGQFEVIRSSILSITEDQRLQMLLVGFAFGTFLEGAAGFGAPVAITAALLVGLGFKPLYAAGLCLIVNTAPVAFGAMGIPIIVAGQVSGVDTMEISQMVGRQLPFLTIIVLFWIMAIMDGWRGVKETWPAVLVGGGAFAIAQYLTSNFIGPELPDITAAIASLVSLTLLFRVWKPKHIFRFEPEAGQTLTQQPTTVQRYSIGKIAKAWSPFAILTVMVTIWSVKPFKALFAKDGALEHWIFKLEVPYLHKLVEKMPPIVSEIKPYEAIYKFDWFSATGTAIFIAAIITVIFLKRKASEAVTTFGETLNELKTPIYSIGMVLAFAFIANYSGLSATLALALSHTGHAFTFFSPFLGWLGVFLTGSDTSSNALFSALQATTAQQIGIPEVLLVAANTSGGVTGKMISPQSIAIACAAVGLVGKESDLFRFTVKHSIIFTVFVGIIITVQAYLVPWMIP
- the lldD gene encoding FMN-dependent L-lactate dehydrogenase LldD, with product MIISSGNDYRAAAQRRLPPFLFHYIDGGAYAEYTLKRNVQDLSEIALRQRVLNDMSALSLETKLFNETLSMPVALAPVGLTGMYARRGEVQAAMAADKKGIPFTLSTVSVCPIEEVAPAINRPMWFQLYVLRDRGFMRNALERAKAAGCSTLVFTVDMPVPGARYRDAHSGMSGPNAAMRRYMQSVFHPHWSWNVGLMGRPHDLGNISKYLGKPTGLEDYIGWLGSNFDPSISWKDLEWIREFWDGPMVIKGILDPEDAKDAVRFGADGIVVSNHGGRQLDGVMSSARALPAIADAVKGDLAILADSGIRNGLDVVRMLALGADTVLLGRAFVYALAAAGGQGVSNLLDLIDKEMRVAMTLTGAKSISDINADCLVQAIKQGL
- the dld gene encoding D-lactate dehydrogenase, yielding MQTFSPKAVIERLQNIVGRSYVLTDDQSTRQYRQGRRFGEGKVLAVVVPGTLLEQWQVLQAAIEADCIVIMQAANTGLTGGSTPYGDDYDRPVLVMSTRRLKGIQVIHDGKQVICLPGATLDNLEQILKGYNREPHSVIGSSCIGASVLGGVCNNSGGALVRRGPAYTELALYAQVNSAGQLELVNHLGVNLGSTPEEILTRLEKQQYKAVDILDDSEKQASDHRYAHDVTQVDEDTPARFNADPSRLFEASGSAGKVCVFAVRLDTYEKVESSVFYIGSNDADDLTAIRRYLLTSLPSLPIAGEYIHRDAYLIGEKYGKDTFLFIEKFGTANVPKAFAMKDKVDGFLEKFKIKGLTDQILQAITFFLPSHLPKRMTEYRDRYEHHLVLRVENNSKAQTEQFLKEYFAVHQSGNYFVCSEEEGRKAFLHRFAIAGAAIRYRDTHRSEVEDIVALDIALRRNDREWVEQLPAEMENKILYKLYYGHFFCHVFHQDYILKKGNDPLEMEHQMWKLLDARRAEYPAEHNVGHLYIAKPALANFYQKLDPTNSFNVGIGHTSKLKYWGKAKS
- a CDS encoding amino acid aminotransferase: MFQHIPPYAGDPILSLMEQFNADTRSEKVNLSIGLYYNEDSIVPQLETIIEAQKRIEPKNGKTKLYLPMEGFKPYREAIQALLFGANSPAVKAGRAVTIQTLGGSGALKVGADFLKTYFPNSDVWVSQPTWDNHVAIFNGAGIKTHFYPYFDAETRGVDFDGMLSTLKTLPEQSIVLLHPCCHNPTGADLNPAQWDQVIAVLKDRNLIPFLDIAYQGFGDGMEEDAYAIRALDQAGLNFIVSNSFSKIFSLYGERVGGLTFVCDDAEAAQCTFGQLKATVRRIYSSPPTTGAWLVDEVLNDAELNQQWQGEVKEMRERIIKMRSILKDELTKALPDRDFSYLVNQKGMFSYTGLTAEQVDILREEYAIYLVRSGRICVAGLNMNNVYTVAKAMAEVLAKSVEAA
- a CDS encoding GntR family transcriptional regulator, giving the protein MQDLTFAPEPLQSQGRTLTENVFKQIQTAIVLGQIPAGSKISEPELARTYGISRGPLREAIHRLEGQRLVERTAHVGARVVSLSLQQFKELYQIRASLEGLACKLAAQHIDKKQILALRDVLRMHAEDENFKAGKGYYLQEGQDDFHYCIIKSSGNKTLEKMLCDELYHLIRMYRIQFSNTPDRPSKAWDEHIRILDAIAEGDGELAELLMHRHINASYKIIEQTLLQAQGEHNNG